Proteins from one Microtus pennsylvanicus isolate mMicPen1 chromosome 7, mMicPen1.hap1, whole genome shotgun sequence genomic window:
- the Cdc42se1 gene encoding CDC42 small effector protein 1 has translation MSEFWHKLGCCVVEKPQPKKRRRRIDRTMIGEPMNFVHLTHIGSGEMGAGDGLAMTGAVQEQMRSKGNRDRPWSSSRAL, from the exons ATGAGTGAATTTTGGCACAAACTGGGCTGCTGCGTGGTAGAGAAGCCCCAGCCG aagaagaggagaagacgGATTGACCGCACCATGATTGGGGAACCAATGAATTTTGTCCACTTGACTCACATCGGCTCGGGAGAGATGGGGGCAGGAGATGGACTTGCCATG ACCGGTGCAGTTCAGGAGCAGATGAGATCCAAGGGAAACCGGGACAGACCGTGGAGCAGTTCTAGGGCCTTATAG